One segment of Asterias rubens chromosome 2, eAstRub1.3, whole genome shotgun sequence DNA contains the following:
- the LOC117307119 gene encoding F-box only protein 7-like — translation MKLRVRLEGRTQRVEFDTDPTIDAVKGTVASLFGHDVATFELSLNGREALHGDPETPLSHFDIVSGDLIRIIRTHEGAVQSSGFSNNPTSILPSRAEGAPKVSSPDPVRMEVEEEDRRSLNAQRELKETSETNRTTEMPKSQPSASWRTPGQGGHVMEEVRDEEDTLPRAVKEPMLCRSATDCLIPQRLKVLSLENRPKSLNEALCIVLHVLMLETGFHAEILKHCSICSSLNSSADPSQSTPSSSDDQTEDVLAVVHDDISANMPHGWRVNGVHKLTYHHPACEGAVCCVACVPVGSLLAIHGVTSGKARFNLQLKPSDYVTTVDDAQPRYTNLPQVSRLYKDAVAYPLLLTTRSELGLVPLNGLLGLVPEVQLLILSYLDATSLLNIAEVCQHFYNMAADMSLWRQLLLRDFGCRDSDSNLDWKELYKQKYKNKKDLERYRRNLMDRSLPVRPGVFFPPQPLFPTMPGYPSGYRGGNYDLDPFAGLGQPHDIPIRRDPTIGPFSRQPDIVPFPEQAPGRDPLLNPLPRVPNRRDPLGGSRGHRSGGNNRGFFF, via the exons ATGAAGTTGAGAGTAAGACTCGAGGGTCGAACTCAAAGAGTAGAGTTCGATACAGATCCTACCATTGATGCAGTCAAAGGCACAGTCGCAAGTCTTTTTGG ACATGATGTAGCTACTTTTGAGTTGAGTCTGAACGGTCGCGAGGCCTTGCATGGGGACCCAGAGACACCTCTCTCTCACTTTGATATTGTGTCCGGTGATCTGATACGCATCATCAGGACTCACGAGGGAGCTGTTCAGTCATCTGGCTTCTCAAACAATCCTACAAGTATCTTGCCGTCTCGAGCTGAAGGCGCTCCAAAGGTATCAAGCCCTGATCCTGTTCGTATGGAAGTCGAGGAAGAGGATCGGCGAAGTCTTAATGCTCAAAGAGAGTTGAAAGAAACTTCAGAGACAAATCGAACAACTGAAATGCCCAAGTCCCAACCATCTGCATCATGGAGGACTCCAGGGCAAGGCGGACATGTCATGGAGGAAGTGAGAGATGAGGAGGATACTCTGCCCAGGGCAGTCAAGGAGCCAATGCTGTGCCGTAGTGCGACAGACTGTTTGATTCCCCAGAGGTTGAAGGTGCTGTCTCTGGAGAACAGACCAAAGAGCTTGAATGAAGCACTGTGCATTGTTCTTCATGTACTCATGTTGGAGACGGGGTTCCACGCCGAG ATATTAAAACATTGCAGCATATGTAGCTCGTTGAACTCATCAGCAGACCCCTCTCAATCGACACCCTCATCATCGGACGATCAAACGGAGGACGTACTCGCCGTCGTCCACGACGACATCAGTGCAAACATGCCTCACGGTTGGAGAGTCAATGGCGTCCATAAGCTGACTTACCACCATCCGGcatgtgagggcgctgtttgctGTGTAGCGTGTGTACCAGTTGGAAGTCTGTTGGCAATTCATG GGGTGACATCTGGTAAAGCTCGATTTAATCTACAGCTAAAGCCAAGTGACTATGTAACAACAGTAG ATGATGCTCAGCCACGGTATACCAATCTTCCCCAGGTGTCCAGACTCTATAAAGATGCAGTTGCTTATCCTCTGCTGCTGACGACAAGATCAG AGCTGGGTCTTGTTCCTCTAAATGGTCTACTGGGTCTAGTTCCTGAAGTCCAG CTCCTGATTCTGAGCTATCTGGATGCAACTAGTCTGCTTAATATTGCCGAGGTATGTCAACATTTCTACAACATGGCCGCCGATATGTCGCTATGGAGACAGCTCCTCCTCAGGGATTTTGGATGCAGGGACTCAGACAGTAATCTCGATTGGAAAGAG CTTTACAAACAGAAGTACAAGAACAAGAAGGATCTTGAGAGATACAGGAGGAATCTGATGGATCGATCGTTACCGGTCAGACCAGGGGTGTTCTTTCCTCCGCAACCGCTCTTCCCGACTATGCCTGGATACCCATCAGGTTATAG GGGTGGAAATTATGATTTGGATCCCTTCGCCGGTCTGGGCCAACCTCACGACATTCCCATCAGAAGAGATCCAACCATCGGGCCGTTTTCAAGACAACCCGATATCGTCCCATTTCCGGAGCAAGCACCGGGCCGTGATCCTCTTCTGAATCCATTGCCGCGAGTTCCCAACAGACGAGACCCTTTGGGCGGTAGTCGGGGCCACCGATCTGGAGGCAACAATCGAGGTTTCTTTTTCTAA
- the LOC117307374 gene encoding leucine-rich repeat and fibronectin type-III domain-containing protein 5-like, producing MKRMDMSNNSFDSLIQPPWAEGLEFLNADTNLLANLSSTTLSGFVDLTELHVANNRLLFISSTALSQLTMLRSLYLDDNALTSLFGVFFNQSILFELSITNNQLTTLHADYFMGLLSLKRLYLAGNQLTSVNMLMFQLVPEIINLDLSQNELQLVDLQDCALINLTNLQYLSLAHNLIHDAETILGFCDNLQVLDMSSNLIQVVPGDSLSGRNKELSHLELEGNPLQCDCRLTGLRNWLRNNPPYVEPRCEVPKQHYGAVITDLGISNFSCQPPLTMTDNDDVTVVSGQSATLECTATGIPVPTVTWLSPNGTEIPHDWQGRFSILQGRILLITPLELADQGVYTCGLKTCSVRLTQLW from the coding sequence ATGAAGAGAATGGACATGAGCAACAACTCATTCGATTCATTGATTCAACCACCTTGGGCCGAAGGTCTAGAGTTCTTAAACGCTGATACCAACCTGCTAGCAAACCTGTCCTCGACAACCCTGTCAGGATTTGTCGATCTGACTGAACTGCATGTAGCCAATAATCGTCTCTTGTTCATCTCATCCACTGCACTGAGTCAACTAACCATGCTAAGGTCACTGTATCTCGACGACAATGCCCTGACGTCTTTGTTTGGAGTATTTTTCAACCAGTCTATCTTATTTGAACTGTCCATCACCAACAACCAACTCACCACGTTACATGCTGATTACTTCATGGGTCTGTTGTCGTTGAAGCGTCTGTACCTCGCAGGGAATCAACTCACAAGCGTCAACATGCTGATGTTTCAACTGGTGCCTGAAATTATAAACTTGGACTTATCCCAAAATGAGCTTCAGCTGGTCGACCTGCAGGACTGTGCTCTTATTAATCTTACAAACCTACAGTATCTCTCACTGGCTCACAATCTGATTCACGACGCAGAAACTATCTTGGGTTTCTGTGATAACTTGCAAGTACTGGATATGAGTTCTAACCTGATCCAAGTCGTGCCTGGTGATTCGCTATCTGGGAGGAACAAAGAACTATCCCATCTCGAGCTAGAAGGCAACccactgcagtgtgactgtaGGCTCACGGGTCTGCGAAACTGGCTGCGTAACAATCCACCGTACGTTGAGCCTCGATGTGAAGTACCGAAGCAACACTATGGGGCAGTGATAACAGACTTGGGTATCTCCAACTTCTCCTGTCAACCTCCGTTGACAATGACAGACAATGACGATGTGACAGTCGTGTCTGGGCAGAGTGCGACTCTTGAATGTACAGCTACTGGCATTCCTGTTCCGACCGTAACATGGCTCTCACCAAACGGCACCGAGATACCTCACGATTGGCAAGGAAGATTCTCTATTCTCCAGGGGAGGATTCTGCTTATCACACCACTGGAGCTTGCTGACCAAGGGGTCTACACTTGCGGGCTCAAAACGTGCTCAGTGAGGTTGACACAGCTATGGTGA
- the LOC117307120 gene encoding uncharacterized protein LOC117307120, protein MAKPSQTQLLRRVNFLVATGFLLVLGIVYIGMTHVDISVPNTSRVGDRLAFALRWLILSLVPLVSCVLLVARTRGANIETAGYDPTLAVSQKIVEAKQRVLQNTLEQTLIHAMVVLVISSYQEGQSLKIVPILVFVFLCGRVMFSIGYLATDNRINRALGFAMTFLPNILGTFYCVYCLYTRGPGAGIPSE, encoded by the exons ATGGCAAAACCTTCCCAAACCCAACTCCTCAGGAGGGTCAACTTTTTGGTTGCCACCGGTTTTTTGCTGGTGCTGGGCATTGTGTACATCGGAATGACCCACGTGGATATCAGCGTACCCAACACATCTAGGGTTGGTGACCGGCTAGCCTTTGCCCTACGCTGGCTGATCCTTTCACTGGTACCCTTGGTGTCCTGTGTGCTG TTAGTTGCCCGAACCCGTGGGGCCAACATCGAGACGGCAGGCTACGATCCCACCCTGGCAGTATCACAAAAAATTGTGGAAGCTAAACAGCGGGTCCTCCAAAACACCTTGGAGCAGACCCTGATCCACGCGATGGTCGTTCTGGTCATCAGCTCGTACCAAGAGGGCCAGAGTCTAAAGATCGTCCCGATACTCGTCTTTGTTTTCCTCTGCGGGCGAGTGATGTTTTCCATCGGGTACCTGGCCACGGATAACCGCATAAATCGCGCCCTGGGATTCGCTATGACTTTCCTGCCCAATATCTTGGGCACATTCTACTGTGTGTATTGCTTGTACACCCGAGGTCCTGGTGCAGGTATCCCGAGTGAGTAG